One region of Pseudomonas sp. B21-040 genomic DNA includes:
- a CDS encoding cyclase family protein has product MSQPIKPKRRLVDLSVTLDNNPYTDPPPLLPKIDYMDHQQGWPEMAAMFPGLQLDQMPGNESWAAERLHITTHSGTHMDAPWHYASTTDGGQPAFGIDELPLDWCLQPGVKLDFRHMADGHVVTADEIEAELARIGHELQPLDIVLINTRAGAIFGQPGYLDAGVGIGREATLYLLERGVRVVGTDAWSWDAPFKYTRERFAADGDASIIWEGHKAGRDIGYGQMEKLANLETLPASGFVVSCFPYKIKHASAGFVRAVAIFEE; this is encoded by the coding sequence ATGTCGCAGCCAATCAAGCCTAAACGTCGTCTTGTGGACCTCTCGGTCACCCTCGACAACAACCCCTACACGGACCCACCACCGTTGTTGCCGAAAATTGACTACATGGATCACCAGCAAGGTTGGCCGGAGATGGCGGCAATGTTCCCGGGGTTGCAACTCGATCAGATGCCAGGCAATGAATCCTGGGCAGCCGAACGGCTGCACATCACCACCCACAGTGGAACGCACATGGATGCGCCCTGGCATTACGCCTCGACCACTGATGGCGGTCAGCCTGCGTTTGGCATCGACGAGTTGCCGCTGGATTGGTGCCTGCAACCGGGGGTGAAGCTGGACTTTCGGCACATGGCGGACGGGCATGTGGTGACCGCCGATGAGATCGAAGCCGAGCTGGCCCGAATTGGCCATGAATTGCAGCCGCTGGACATTGTGCTGATCAACACCCGTGCCGGCGCAATATTTGGTCAACCGGGTTACCTCGATGCGGGTGTCGGAATTGGCCGTGAAGCCACCTTGTATTTACTGGAGCGCGGTGTGCGTGTTGTGGGCACCGATGCCTGGAGTTGGGACGCACCGTTCAAGTACACCCGCGAGCGTTTTGCCGCTGACGGAGATGCTTCCATTATTTGGGAGGGGCACAAAGCCGGTCGCGATATCGGTTATGGGCAAATGGAAAAGCTCGCCAACCTTGAAACCTTGCCTGCCAGCGGGTTCGTGGTGTCGTGTTTCCCCTACAAGATCAAGCACGCGTCGGCGGGGTTTGTTCGGGCGGTGGCGATATTCGAAGAATAA
- a CDS encoding sulfatase-like hydrolase/transferase, whose amino-acid sequence MSQKLQPAGRFTLKLCALLASSVASAQDSLPFPPTPSASDAKPTLQESKHQKRQYQSHLPAEAPNILVIMLDDAGFAQSDTVGGAVHTPTLSRVADSGVRYNAFHTAAISSATRAALLTGRNHHRVGNGVIAELATDWDGYTGKISA is encoded by the coding sequence ATGTCCCAGAAGCTGCAACCCGCCGGGCGTTTCACCCTGAAACTCTGCGCACTGTTGGCCAGCTCGGTCGCATCCGCACAAGACTCGCTGCCCTTCCCGCCGACGCCTTCGGCCAGTGACGCCAAACCGACGCTGCAAGAATCGAAGCACCAGAAACGTCAGTATCAATCTCACCTTCCTGCCGAGGCCCCCAATATTCTGGTGATCATGCTTGATGACGCCGGCTTCGCGCAGTCCGACACCGTCGGCGGCGCAGTCCATACGCCGACCCTGAGTCGAGTCGCCGACAGCGGTGTGCGCTACAACGCTTTTCATACCGCTGCCATCAGCTCCGCAACTCGCGCCGCTTTGCTTACCGGACGCAACCATCACCGAGTTGGCAACGGCGTCATCGCAGAACTGGCCACTGACTGGGATGGCTACACCGGCAAGATAAGCGCCTGA
- a CDS encoding cupin domain-containing protein has product MQALPEFKRVVTGHDQQGQAIVASNGPTPNVFPLLAVPGTVFHELWNSSTSPALLDNARDPSSKPLQLSPGPQGSVIRVVDIPPDSAQNQVSDENAAAVFAEIGQSHAGTGLGSTRHKLMHRTETLDYGIVTEGEVWLVLDEEEVHLKRGDVVVQRGTNHAWSNRTEAMARMVFILLDGRFADELNREQGASA; this is encoded by the coding sequence ATGCAAGCGCTTCCTGAATTCAAACGAGTAGTCACCGGTCACGATCAACAGGGTCAGGCCATCGTCGCCAGCAATGGGCCGACGCCGAACGTGTTTCCGCTGCTGGCCGTGCCGGGCACGGTGTTTCATGAACTGTGGAACAGCAGCACCAGCCCGGCGTTACTCGACAATGCCCGTGATCCCAGCAGCAAACCATTGCAACTCAGCCCCGGACCACAGGGCAGCGTCATTCGTGTGGTGGACATTCCGCCGGACAGTGCTCAGAACCAGGTCAGCGATGAAAACGCCGCAGCAGTATTCGCCGAAATTGGCCAATCCCACGCGGGTACCGGGCTTGGCAGTACTAGGCACAAGTTGATGCACCGCACTGAAACCCTCGACTACGGCATCGTCACCGAGGGTGAAGTGTGGCTGGTGCTGGATGAGGAAGAGGTGCACCTCAAACGCGGCGATGTGGTGGTGCAACGCGGTACCAACCACGCCTGGAGCAACCGCACCGAAGCGATGGCGCGCATGGTGTTCATCCTCCTCGACGGGCGCTTCGCTGACGAGTTGAACCGTGAACAAGGAGCCTCCGCATGA
- a CDS encoding YCF48-related protein — protein MNRICQVVGRLMWFMALPLAMPLSLAQAAAVGEVLNTPAMLVPQATSSVLLDLTRAGKRLVAVGERGIVLLSDDNGASWRQVAVPVSVSLTAVQFVNASTGWAVGHGGAVLATRDGGEHWGVQLDGLRAAQLELAAAREQLPAANDQDAAAARVQTAERYVGEGADKPFLALQFVDDQHGAIVGAYGLAFHTDDGGTTWHSIMGQIDNPMGAHLSAIAQQGEHWFLAGEQGYLARSDDAGKSFTQLESPYAGSFFTLQLRDDGTLLVAGLKGNAFSSRDLGESFQPAPVSMPVSFSDAIRTDDGQLLLVNQTGALFRTNSQPGALLQPYGKPLGKPVSSVVQAADGSLVLAGFTGLTRLSPSIVTASE, from the coding sequence ATGAACAGAATCTGTCAGGTGGTTGGTCGGCTGATGTGGTTTATGGCATTGCCTCTGGCGATGCCGTTGAGCCTGGCGCAGGCCGCAGCGGTGGGCGAAGTACTGAACACCCCGGCGATGCTGGTGCCGCAAGCAACCTCCTCGGTGCTGTTGGATCTGACCCGGGCGGGGAAGCGACTGGTAGCGGTGGGGGAGCGGGGCATCGTGCTGCTTTCCGATGACAACGGCGCAAGCTGGCGTCAGGTCGCCGTGCCGGTTTCGGTCAGCCTTACGGCGGTGCAGTTCGTCAACGCCAGCACGGGCTGGGCCGTGGGGCATGGCGGTGCAGTATTGGCCACTCGCGACGGGGGCGAACACTGGGGCGTGCAACTGGATGGCTTGCGTGCGGCGCAACTTGAGCTGGCCGCTGCCAGGGAGCAATTGCCTGCCGCCAACGACCAGGATGCAGCCGCCGCACGTGTGCAAACAGCTGAACGCTATGTCGGGGAGGGCGCTGACAAGCCGTTTCTTGCCCTGCAGTTCGTGGATGACCAACACGGCGCGATTGTCGGGGCGTACGGCTTGGCCTTTCACACCGACGATGGCGGCACCACCTGGCATTCGATCATGGGGCAAATCGACAACCCGATGGGCGCGCACTTGTCCGCTATCGCTCAACAGGGAGAACACTGGTTTTTGGCCGGCGAGCAGGGTTACCTCGCGCGCTCGGACGATGCCGGCAAGTCATTCACTCAGCTGGAAAGCCCCTACGCGGGCAGCTTTTTCACCCTGCAATTGCGCGATGACGGCACCTTGTTGGTGGCCGGCCTGAAGGGCAATGCGTTTTCCTCCCGCGACCTGGGCGAGAGCTTCCAGCCAGCGCCCGTGTCGATGCCGGTGTCGTTCAGCGATGCAATCCGCACCGATGATGGCCAGTTGTTGCTGGTCAATCAAACCGGCGCCTTGTTCCGCACCAACAGCCAGCCCGGTGCACTGCTCCAACCTTATGGCAAACCGCTCGGCAAGCCCGTTTCCAGTGTTGTTCAGGCCGCCGATGGCAGCCTGGTGCTGGCGGGTTTCACTGGGTTGACGCGCCTTTCGCCGTCAATCGTTACCGCTTCGGAGTGA
- a CDS encoding arylsulfatase encodes MPLLRMPLTLLLGALTLSSSLAMAAKADAKQPNILLIVADDLGYSDLGSFGGEINTPTLDELAHQGLQFTSMYAAPTCSITRSMLMSGTDNHLAGLGTMAEALQPFQRGKPGYEGYLNQRSYSIAELLKEGGYNTLMVGKWHLGLEADQGPDQRGFEQSFTLLEGGAAHFKPSSVDPAKIEQVHYRENGKAVELPENFYSTDFYTDKLISYLQNSQKDGKPFFAYAAYTSPHWPLQAPKEYLDKYKGRFDQGYDSVRLARIERMKSLGLMASDAQPANPLPVNPKLPGWQQLTPEQQRNEARKMEIYAAMIDNLDHNVGRVVEYLRQSGQYDNTLIVFMSDNGAAGESHTQFYPPGPHTDNSYTNLGQAGSQIDYGLRWAEVSAAPFHLFKGTTAEGGISVPAIIQLPKALRRQGVERDIARVDDLAPTFLDLAGIAVPSEVPTDESKHPITGKSMRPMLAGEGSPHSHDSLAGELFGNAYYREGNLKLLGIRPQTGFGCDAQPPQWQLFDVAQDRGETTDLAAARPETVQRLKAAWLKYAEEVGVVFATH; translated from the coding sequence ATGCCTCTATTGCGCATGCCCCTGACGTTATTGTTGGGTGCACTGACACTCAGTAGCAGCCTGGCCATGGCCGCCAAGGCTGATGCGAAGCAACCGAATATCTTGCTGATTGTGGCCGACGACCTGGGTTATTCCGACCTGGGTAGTTTTGGCGGTGAAATCAACACACCTACGCTGGATGAGCTCGCCCATCAAGGCTTGCAGTTCACCAGCATGTACGCTGCACCCACTTGCTCGATAACACGTTCCATGCTGATGTCAGGCACCGACAATCACCTCGCCGGACTCGGCACCATGGCTGAAGCCTTGCAGCCGTTCCAGCGGGGTAAGCCGGGGTATGAAGGGTACCTGAATCAACGTTCTTACTCGATTGCCGAGTTGTTGAAAGAGGGAGGTTACAACACCCTTATGGTCGGTAAATGGCACCTGGGGCTGGAAGCGGATCAGGGGCCGGATCAACGCGGGTTTGAGCAGTCTTTTACCCTGTTGGAGGGCGGGGCTGCGCACTTCAAACCTTCGAGCGTTGACCCGGCAAAAATCGAACAGGTGCACTACCGCGAAAACGGTAAAGCGGTGGAGTTGCCGGAGAATTTCTACTCCACGGACTTTTATACCGACAAGCTGATCAGCTACCTGCAGAACAGCCAAAAAGACGGCAAGCCGTTTTTTGCCTACGCCGCTTACACCTCTCCGCACTGGCCCTTGCAGGCACCCAAGGAATACCTGGATAAGTACAAAGGGCGGTTTGATCAGGGATATGACAGCGTTCGTTTGGCGCGTATCGAACGGATGAAAAGTCTTGGCCTTATGGCGAGCGACGCCCAGCCGGCGAATCCGCTCCCGGTGAATCCAAAACTGCCGGGCTGGCAACAGCTGACCCCGGAACAGCAACGTAATGAAGCGCGGAAGATGGAAATCTACGCGGCCATGATCGATAACCTCGACCATAACGTTGGCCGAGTGGTGGAATACCTGCGCCAGAGCGGCCAATACGACAATACGTTGATCGTATTTATGTCGGACAACGGCGCGGCAGGAGAAAGCCACACCCAGTTCTATCCGCCAGGCCCGCACACGGATAACAGTTACACCAACCTCGGTCAGGCAGGGTCCCAAATCGATTACGGACTGCGTTGGGCAGAGGTCAGCGCCGCGCCGTTCCATTTGTTCAAAGGCACCACGGCCGAAGGTGGCATCAGCGTACCGGCGATCATCCAACTGCCCAAGGCGTTGCGACGTCAGGGTGTAGAGCGTGATATAGCGCGGGTTGATGACTTGGCGCCAACCTTCCTCGATCTGGCGGGAATCGCTGTGCCGAGCGAGGTGCCAACAGACGAGAGCAAACACCCCATTACAGGTAAATCAATGCGGCCAATGCTCGCCGGAGAAGGTAGCCCGCACAGTCATGACAGTCTGGCCGGTGAACTGTTCGGCAATGCTTATTACCGAGAGGGAAACCTGAAACTGTTGGGCATCCGCCCGCAAACAGGGTTTGGCTGCGACGCGCAGCCACCGCAATGGCAATTATTCGATGTGGCGCAGGACCGCGGCGAAACCACAGACCTGGCTGCCGCTCGACCAGAGACGGTACAGCGGCTCAAGGCAGCATGGTTGAAATATGCCGAGGAGGTAGGTGTGGTGTTTGCAACGCATTAA
- a CDS encoding MFS transporter, with the protein MVANPFVETPTRQAGLPQSLLLLLGSCLPVLGAVLLAPVLPRMQAHFADVAGTAVLVPIVLTLPALVIAVLAPFAGLIADRLGRKPLLLASMLLYVLCGVLPLWLDSLQGIVLSRAGIGLAEAGIMTCCTTLMGDYYSGAKRERLFALQMVATSLSAAVFIALGGFLGQNDWRTPFALYAVGLIFLPLMAWQLWEPQARPHPEQATQAVPTGKFPWRALTPMYVLALLAGLSLFIVPVQVGYLLNLLQVDAPQQIGMTMGANQLGVLVGALSFRLFSGMRGQHMLLIAYVLAGIGGLLMSDALSHVQVVVAVTINGLGIGLMLPTLITWIMAQVNFHQRGRAAGCFTAAIFAGEFISPLVVLGMTQGTATALPRALAIVGGVQLLVAVLCLAVPRLGGLLGDANIVVGGTTIGDGN; encoded by the coding sequence ATGGTCGCTAATCCTTTCGTAGAAACCCCCACCCGACAAGCCGGGTTGCCGCAATCGCTGTTGCTGTTGCTGGGAAGCTGTTTGCCTGTGCTTGGCGCCGTATTGCTCGCCCCGGTGTTGCCACGGATGCAGGCGCATTTTGCCGATGTGGCCGGCACCGCCGTGCTGGTCCCCATCGTGCTGACCCTGCCGGCATTGGTGATTGCGGTGCTGGCGCCGTTCGCCGGGCTGATCGCCGACAGGCTGGGGCGCAAACCATTGCTGCTGGCCAGTATGTTGCTGTACGTCCTCTGCGGCGTGCTGCCGCTTTGGCTCGACTCCCTGCAGGGGATCGTGCTCAGCCGTGCGGGTATCGGTTTGGCCGAGGCGGGCATCATGACCTGCTGCACCACGCTGATGGGCGACTATTACAGCGGCGCCAAACGTGAACGTTTGTTCGCCTTGCAGATGGTCGCCACCTCATTGTCCGCTGCGGTTTTTATCGCGCTGGGTGGCTTCCTTGGGCAAAACGACTGGCGTACGCCGTTTGCGTTGTACGCAGTGGGTTTGATTTTCCTGCCGCTGATGGCCTGGCAGTTGTGGGAGCCGCAGGCACGCCCACATCCGGAGCAAGCAACACAGGCGGTGCCGACAGGCAAATTTCCATGGCGCGCGCTCACACCCATGTACGTGCTCGCGCTGTTGGCAGGTTTAAGCCTGTTTATCGTGCCGGTGCAGGTCGGTTATCTCCTCAACCTGCTGCAGGTGGATGCCCCGCAACAAATCGGTATGACCATGGGCGCCAATCAACTGGGCGTGCTCGTCGGTGCACTGAGTTTTCGTTTGTTCAGTGGGATGCGCGGGCAGCACATGCTGCTGATCGCCTATGTACTGGCGGGCATCGGCGGATTGTTGATGTCTGACGCCTTAAGCCATGTGCAAGTCGTGGTCGCTGTGACGATCAACGGCCTGGGCATTGGCTTGATGTTGCCGACGCTGATCACCTGGATCATGGCGCAAGTCAATTTCCATCAACGCGGGCGGGCGGCGGGGTGTTTTACCGCCGCCATCTTCGCCGGCGAATTTATCAGCCCCCTGGTGGTTCTGGGCATGACCCAAGGTACCGCCACGGCGCTGCCGCGTGCCTTGGCCATTGTGGGTGGGGTGCAACTGTTAGTGGCGGTGTTGTGTCTGGCCGTGCCCCGACTCGGCGGTCTGTTGGGCGACGCGAACATTGTTGTCGGTGGCACTACCATCGGCGACGGAAATTGA
- a CDS encoding NAD-dependent epimerase/dehydratase family protein: MRVLITGANGFVGRELVRCLLARGSLRSRVIDSLLVLDTDLQGLPEDPRLRRHYGSITDVALMRRVLADGIDVVFHLVSIPGGAAEEKFELGYQVNLLASLELLNQLRNKALPPVLVYASSVAVYGGHLPAKMTELAELRPQLSYGTHKAMVESAIIDLGRRGEVDGRVLRLPGIVARPREPNGLRSAFMSDLLRAFAEGEFYCCPVSPEATAWWMSARCCVNNLIHAAELDSGLHGAQRVWQLPVLHLSIAQVVDALAASYGQERRSLISYVADIQLEALFGRMPPLKTPQARAAGFSHDGNAATLIRNALNPATPRHLSLTGDTIHVAANQA; this comes from the coding sequence ATGCGAGTATTGATTACCGGTGCCAATGGTTTTGTGGGGCGTGAATTGGTGCGTTGCCTGCTGGCGCGGGGCAGCTTGCGCAGTCGGGTCATCGACTCATTGTTGGTGCTCGATACCGACCTGCAAGGCTTGCCGGAGGACCCGCGTTTGCGCCGTCATTACGGCAGCATTACCGATGTGGCCTTGATGCGCCGGGTGTTGGCCGACGGCATTGATGTGGTGTTCCATCTGGTCAGTATCCCTGGTGGCGCCGCCGAAGAGAAATTCGAACTGGGTTACCAGGTCAACCTGTTGGCCAGCCTGGAATTGCTCAACCAATTGCGCAATAAAGCGTTGCCGCCGGTGCTGGTGTACGCCAGCAGTGTGGCGGTGTACGGCGGCCATTTGCCGGCGAAAATGACCGAGCTGGCCGAGCTGCGTCCGCAATTGTCTTATGGCACGCACAAAGCCATGGTCGAAAGCGCCATTATCGACCTGGGCCGGCGTGGGGAAGTGGACGGCCGCGTGCTACGCCTGCCGGGCATCGTTGCCCGCCCGCGTGAACCCAATGGCTTGCGCTCGGCATTCATGAGCGATTTGTTGCGGGCATTTGCCGAAGGTGAATTCTATTGCTGCCCGGTATCTCCAGAGGCGACGGCATGGTGGATGTCAGCCCGTTGTTGCGTGAACAACCTGATCCACGCTGCAGAACTGGATAGCGGCTTGCATGGGGCGCAACGGGTGTGGCAGTTACCGGTATTGCATTTGTCGATTGCCCAGGTGGTGGACGCATTGGCGGCGAGTTATGGGCAGGAACGTCGCAGCCTGATCAGCTATGTCGCCGACATCCAGCTGGAAGCGCTGTTCGGGCGCATGCCGCCACTGAAAACTCCGCAAGCGCGTGCCGCCGGTTTCAGCCATGACGGCAACGCTGCCACGCTGATCCGCAACGCCCTGAATCCCGCCACCCCACGCCACTTGTCGCTCACTGGAGACACGATTCATGTCGCAGCCAATCAAGCCTAA
- a CDS encoding RND family transporter, translating into MKSFDNATQSLANFDPRSGSVVERTLFNHRLWVLLVCVLTTLVLGYQATRIELNASFEKMIPTQQPYIANYLEHQKQLTGLGNALRIVVANRQGSIYDAEYLKTLQAMSDQLYLLPGVDRAYMKSLWTPATRWVAVTEDGLDGGPVIPDDYSGTAANLDALRRNVQRSNELGQLVAFDQTSSIIYVPLLATTSDGKVLDYAVLSEQLETLRSTHQSAKIDIHITGFAKKVGDLIAGLKQILLFFAVAILITTAVLFWYTRCLRSTVLVVLCSLVAVVWQLGLLPLLDYQLDPYSVLVPFLVFAIGMSHGAQKMNGIMQDIGRGMHRVVAARFTFRRLFLAGLTALLCDAVGFAVLMLIKIQVIQDLAVIASIGVAVLIFTNLILLPVLLSYVGVSPRAAQLSLKSEQAEQSGQARHGFWRFLDLFTHRRWASLCIAISLALAVVGFLVGLQLKIGDLDVGAPELRADSRYNQDDAFLTRHYGASSDLFAVMVKTPASSCARYDILAKVDALDWQLRALPGVDSTNSLALLNRRMLVGLSEGNPKWYELQNNQAMLNMITASAPRGLYNEDCSLLTLYAYLTDHKAETLTRLVDHVEKFAAENNTDEVQFLLAAGNAGIEAATNIVVKQANREMLVWVYGAVIVLCLITFRSWRATLCAVIPLMLTSILCEALMVWLNMGVKVATLPVIALGVGIGVDYALYVMSILLGHLRQGASLSEAYYRALVSTGKVVMLTGITLAIGVATWTFSPIKFQADMGVLLAFMFIWNMVGALVLLPALAYFLLPARGAPAEAVVPGSATNVAGSDTPVVANVHHLRIKDHCHGR; encoded by the coding sequence ATGAAGTCTTTCGACAACGCCACGCAAAGCCTGGCGAATTTCGATCCACGCTCCGGTTCGGTGGTGGAACGCACGCTGTTCAATCACCGCCTGTGGGTGCTGCTGGTGTGTGTGCTGACAACCCTGGTATTGGGTTACCAAGCCACCCGCATTGAACTCAATGCCAGCTTCGAAAAGATGATCCCCACACAACAGCCGTACATTGCCAACTACCTTGAGCACCAGAAACAGCTCACCGGTCTAGGCAATGCCCTGCGCATTGTGGTGGCCAACCGGCAAGGCAGCATCTACGACGCCGAGTACCTGAAAACCCTGCAGGCCATGAGCGACCAACTCTACCTGCTGCCGGGTGTCGACCGGGCTTACATGAAGTCGTTATGGACACCTGCCACCCGTTGGGTCGCGGTGACCGAAGACGGCCTTGATGGCGGTCCGGTGATACCGGATGACTACAGCGGCACCGCAGCCAACCTCGATGCGTTGCGCCGCAATGTGCAACGCTCAAATGAACTCGGTCAGCTGGTGGCGTTCGACCAGACCTCCAGCATTATTTACGTGCCGTTATTGGCAACCACCTCTGACGGCAAGGTACTTGATTACGCGGTCCTGTCCGAACAGCTGGAGACGCTGCGCAGCACCCATCAAAGCGCAAAAATCGACATTCACATCACCGGCTTCGCGAAAAAAGTCGGCGACCTGATTGCCGGTCTGAAACAGATTCTGCTGTTCTTTGCCGTCGCGATCCTGATCACCACCGCCGTGCTGTTTTGGTACACCCGTTGCCTGCGCAGCACCGTGCTGGTGGTGTTGTGCTCGCTGGTCGCGGTGGTCTGGCAACTCGGTTTGCTGCCCTTGCTGGACTACCAACTGGACCCGTATTCCGTGCTGGTACCGTTTCTGGTGTTTGCGATTGGCATGAGCCACGGGGCGCAGAAGATGAACGGCATCATGCAAGACATCGGTCGTGGCATGCACCGGGTGGTGGCTGCGCGCTTCACCTTTCGGCGTTTGTTCCTCGCCGGGCTGACGGCGTTGCTGTGTGATGCCGTAGGTTTTGCAGTGCTGATGCTGATCAAGATCCAGGTCATTCAAGACCTCGCGGTGATCGCCAGCATTGGCGTCGCGGTGCTGATCTTCACCAACCTGATTCTGCTGCCGGTGTTGCTCTCGTATGTCGGCGTTTCTCCCCGTGCGGCACAACTGAGCCTCAAGAGCGAACAGGCCGAACAATCGGGTCAGGCGCGCCATGGGTTCTGGCGCTTTCTTGATCTGTTCACCCATCGTCGTTGGGCCAGCTTGTGCATCGCCATCAGCCTTGCGTTGGCGGTTGTCGGCTTTCTAGTGGGCCTGCAATTGAAAATCGGCGACCTCGACGTCGGTGCGCCGGAGCTGCGTGCGGACTCGCGCTACAACCAGGACGATGCCTTTCTGACCCGTCACTACGGTGCCAGTAGCGACCTGTTTGCGGTGATGGTGAAAACGCCAGCCAGCAGTTGTGCGCGCTACGACATCCTCGCCAAGGTCGATGCCCTGGACTGGCAGTTGCGCGCTTTGCCGGGTGTGGATTCGACCAACTCACTGGCGTTGCTGAACCGTCGCATGCTGGTCGGCCTCAGTGAAGGCAACCCGAAGTGGTACGAGCTACAGAACAACCAGGCGATGCTCAACATGATCACCGCCAGTGCGCCGCGTGGTTTGTACAACGAAGACTGCAGTCTGTTGACCCTGTACGCCTACCTCACCGACCACAAGGCCGAGACGCTGACCCGCTTGGTCGACCACGTGGAAAAATTTGCCGCCGAGAACAATACCGACGAGGTGCAGTTCCTTCTGGCCGCCGGTAACGCCGGTATCGAAGCGGCGACCAATATCGTGGTCAAACAAGCCAACCGCGAGATGCTCGTCTGGGTCTACGGCGCGGTGATTGTGCTGTGCCTGATCACCTTCCGTTCCTGGCGCGCGACGCTCTGCGCGGTCATTCCTCTGATGCTGACGTCCATTCTCTGCGAAGCGTTGATGGTCTGGCTGAACATGGGGGTGAAAGTCGCCACGCTGCCCGTCATCGCCTTGGGTGTCGGTATCGGTGTCGACTATGCGTTGTACGTGATGAGCATTCTACTGGGGCATTTGCGCCAGGGGGCGAGCCTGTCCGAAGCGTATTATCGCGCCCTGGTGTCCACCGGCAAAGTGGTGATGCTGACAGGTATTACCCTGGCCATTGGCGTGGCGACCTGGACGTTTTCACCCATCAAGTTCCAGGCCGATATGGGTGTGCTGCTGGCCTTCATGTTCATCTGGAACATGGTCGGTGCCTTGGTGTTGCTGCCGGCATTGGCGTACTTCCTGTTACCTGCACGCGGCGCTCCGGCCGAAGCGGTTGTACCGGGGAGTGCGACCAACGTGGCGGGTTCTGACACGCCAGTTGTTGCGAACGTACACCACCTGCGCATCAAGGATCACTGCCATGGTCGCTAA
- a CDS encoding fumarylacetoacetate hydrolase family protein: MKLATLKDGSRDGRLVVVSRDLAWAVDAGSVAPTLQQAIENWCGVEPRLQAFASKLNAGEAVDAFAFDPAQAMAPLPRAYQWCDGSAFLSHGALMQKAFNLDPIDGVEHTPLMYQGAGDDFIGARDDIALPSESQGIDFEGEFVVLVDDVPMGCAAEQALQHIKLILQINDVSLRALAPREMHTGFGFLQAKPSSSFAPLAITPDELGDAWRDGRVHLPLQVHWNGQWFGHPHGGQMNFSFGQLIAHAALTRRLGAGTLIGSGTVSNAERSVGSACIAERRAIEMIEQGVAQTGFMRFGDRVHMDVQGSDGQSLFGAIDQRVVQAQD; the protein is encoded by the coding sequence ATGAAACTTGCCACTCTGAAAGATGGTAGCCGTGATGGCAGACTCGTGGTGGTTTCGCGGGATTTGGCGTGGGCAGTGGATGCCGGTTCAGTGGCGCCCACCTTGCAACAGGCGATTGAGAACTGGTGCGGCGTGGAACCGCGTTTGCAGGCCTTTGCCAGCAAACTGAATGCGGGCGAAGCGGTGGATGCCTTTGCCTTTGACCCCGCTCAGGCCATGGCGCCATTGCCGCGTGCTTATCAGTGGTGCGACGGCTCGGCATTCCTCAGCCATGGTGCGCTGATGCAGAAAGCGTTCAACCTTGACCCCATTGATGGCGTCGAACACACGCCGCTGATGTACCAGGGGGCCGGCGACGACTTCATTGGCGCCCGCGACGATATCGCGCTGCCAAGCGAAAGCCAGGGCATCGACTTTGAAGGCGAGTTTGTGGTGCTGGTGGATGACGTGCCCATGGGGTGCGCCGCCGAACAGGCGCTGCAACACATCAAGTTGATTTTGCAAATCAATGACGTCAGTTTGCGCGCCCTGGCCCCACGGGAAATGCACACAGGGTTTGGATTTTTGCAGGCCAAACCCTCATCCAGCTTTGCCCCGCTGGCGATCACGCCGGACGAACTGGGTGATGCCTGGCGTGACGGACGTGTGCATTTGCCACTGCAGGTGCACTGGAATGGTCAATGGTTTGGTCATCCTCACGGCGGGCAGATGAACTTCAGTTTTGGCCAGTTGATCGCCCATGCTGCTCTGACCCGCAGGTTGGGCGCGGGCACGCTGATTGGCTCCGGCACGGTCTCCAATGCCGAACGCAGTGTGGGTTCAGCCTGCATCGCCGAGCGTCGAGCGATTGAAATGATCGAGCAGGGTGTCGCGCAAACCGGCTTCATGCGTTTTGGTGACCGCGTGCACATGGATGTTCAGGGTAGCGACGGCCAGTCGTTGTTCGGTGCTATCGATCAACGTGTTGTTCAGGCTCAGGACTGA